The proteins below are encoded in one region of Ornithinimicrobium avium:
- a CDS encoding RDD family protein, whose protein sequence is MSQQAGWYDDPENADNLRYWDGVQWTDHKSPKRKPGLDQAGKAAQAGWGAAPGQQGQQSQGGHGGVHQGYGQQGHGQQGHGQQGGHDPSNPYAGGTQPPFQGQQWQSMPGGHQLQGLPVPTTPDGQPLAGWWHRVAARIIDGVIILAVGLALLPVLAPGYWSGLMDFAMSQDDPFAPLPADLVALQLRWTLGVGVLGLAYEIIMVTMVGGTLGKLATGLRIRLREEPGKIGWVPSLLRALVYQGVGIVSQLSTVLGFLALFPVLDVLWPLWDSKKQAIHDKAARTNVVRNR, encoded by the coding sequence ATGAGTCAGCAAGCAGGGTGGTACGACGACCCGGAGAACGCAGACAACCTTCGCTACTGGGACGGGGTCCAGTGGACGGACCACAAGAGCCCCAAGCGCAAACCCGGCCTCGACCAGGCCGGGAAGGCCGCGCAGGCCGGCTGGGGCGCCGCGCCCGGCCAGCAGGGCCAGCAGAGCCAGGGCGGGCACGGGGGTGTGCACCAGGGCTACGGTCAGCAGGGTCACGGTCAGCAGGGCCACGGCCAGCAGGGCGGCCACGATCCCTCCAACCCCTACGCAGGCGGGACCCAACCGCCCTTCCAGGGGCAGCAGTGGCAGTCGATGCCCGGAGGCCATCAGCTCCAGGGCCTACCCGTCCCGACCACGCCCGACGGTCAGCCGCTGGCCGGCTGGTGGCACCGGGTCGCTGCCCGCATCATCGACGGGGTCATCATCCTCGCCGTCGGCCTCGCGCTGCTCCCCGTGCTGGCGCCCGGCTACTGGAGCGGGCTGATGGACTTCGCGATGTCGCAGGACGACCCCTTCGCGCCGCTGCCCGCCGACCTGGTCGCGCTGCAGCTGCGGTGGACCCTCGGGGTCGGGGTGCTCGGGCTGGCCTACGAGATCATCATGGTGACGATGGTCGGCGGCACCCTCGGCAAGCTGGCCACGGGGCTGCGCATCCGGCTGCGCGAGGAGCCGGGCAAGATCGGCTGGGTGCCCTCGCTGCTGCGCGCGCTGGTCTACCAGGGCGTGGGGATCGTCTCCCAGCTGAGCACCGTCCTGGGCTTCCTCGCGCTCTTCCCGGTGCTGGACGTGCTCTGGCCGCTGTGGGACTCCAAGAAGCAGGCCATCCACGACAAGGCGGCCAGGACCAACGTCGTGCGGAACCGCTGA
- a CDS encoding isochorismatase family protein, whose protein sequence is MSRALIIVDVQNDFCEGGALAVEGGTAVAAGVGEHLRAHGQDYSTVVATADWHIDPGDHWSAEPDYRTSWPVHCRAGTPGAAFRAELAPALGHVQAVFRKGEHEAAYSGFEGATEEPGRRTGLAEWLREREVREVDVVGIATDHCVRATALDAVRKGFGTTVLLDLVAGVAPDTAQAALEELRAAGVTLA, encoded by the coding sequence ATGAGCCGGGCACTGATCATCGTCGACGTGCAGAACGACTTCTGCGAGGGCGGCGCGCTGGCCGTCGAGGGCGGGACCGCGGTCGCCGCCGGTGTCGGTGAGCACCTGCGCGCCCACGGGCAGGACTACTCGACCGTGGTGGCGACCGCCGACTGGCACATCGACCCGGGCGACCACTGGTCCGCGGAGCCGGACTACCGCACCTCCTGGCCGGTGCACTGCCGGGCGGGCACGCCGGGGGCGGCGTTCCGCGCCGAGCTGGCTCCTGCCCTCGGACACGTCCAGGCGGTGTTCCGCAAGGGTGAGCACGAGGCCGCCTACAGCGGTTTCGAGGGCGCGACCGAGGAGCCCGGCCGGCGCACCGGCCTGGCGGAGTGGCTGCGCGAGCGGGAGGTGCGCGAGGTGGACGTCGTCGGCATCGCCACCGACCACTGCGTGCGCGCCACGGCCCTGGACGCGGTCCGGAAGGGCTTCGGCACGACCGTGCTGCTCGACCTGGTCGCCGGGGTCGCGCCGGACACCGCGCAGGCCGCGCTGGAGGAGCTGCGCGCGGCGGGCGTCACCCTGGCCTGA